In a single window of the Deltaproteobacteria bacterium genome:
- a CDS encoding FKBP-type peptidyl-prolyl cis-trans isomerase: protein MPTTASGLTYDVLQTGTGPEATAGKKVTVHYTGWLTDGKKFDSSVDRGRPFPFQLGAGQVIRGWDEGVAGMKVGEKRKLTIPSNLAYGDRGFPGAIPPGATLIFEVELLAVG, encoded by the coding sequence ATGCCCACCACCGCCAGCGGCCTGACCTACGACGTGCTTCAGACCGGCACCGGCCCCGAGGCCACCGCGGGAAAGAAGGTCACCGTGCACTACACGGGCTGGCTCACCGACGGGAAGAAGTTCGACTCCTCCGTCGACCGCGGCCGGCCCTTCCCCTTCCAGCTCGGGGCCGGCCAGGTGATCCGCGGCTGGGACGAGGGCGTCGCGGGCATGAAGGTGGGCGAGAAGCGCAAGCTGACCATTCCTTCGAACCTGGCCTACGGGGACCGCGGCTTCCCCGGCGCCATCCCGCCCGGCGCGACGCTGATCTTCGAGGTGGAGCTGCTCGCCGTCGGCTGA